The Rhodococcus sp. X156 genome window below encodes:
- a CDS encoding DUF4333 domain-containing protein, which produces MTTSSGTPGAFPPPPQAQPFPSHQGQAPVPPGTNTVAILAMVFAFVFSPVGIVLGFVGRAQTKRTGQKGRTLATVAVILGFVFLALSVLAIVLVGVRGAKMVDRDSVESQISQQFAANGLGTPDSVTCPGDLKAEVGETMTCTVRGETNVEVGLRVTSVSGNTALFDIEPK; this is translated from the coding sequence ATGACCACTAGCTCGGGTACCCCTGGCGCGTTCCCCCCTCCGCCGCAGGCGCAGCCGTTCCCGTCCCACCAGGGCCAGGCGCCGGTTCCCCCCGGCACCAACACCGTGGCGATCCTCGCGATGGTCTTCGCGTTCGTGTTCTCCCCGGTGGGCATCGTGCTCGGCTTCGTCGGGCGCGCGCAGACCAAGCGCACCGGGCAGAAGGGCCGCACCCTCGCCACCGTCGCCGTCATCCTGGGATTCGTTTTTCTCGCGCTCAGCGTGCTGGCGATCGTGCTCGTCGGAGTGCGCGGCGCCAAGATGGTGGACCGCGACTCCGTGGAGTCCCAGATCAGCCAGCAGTTCGCGGCCAACGGGCTGGGCACCCCCGATTCGGTGACCTGCCCGGGTGACCTGAAGGCTGAGGTCGGCGAGACCATGACCTGCACGGTGCGGGGCGAGACGAACGTCGAGGTTGGGCTCCGGGTGACCTCGGTCAGCGGCAACACCGCGCTCTTCGACATCGAGCCCAAGTAG
- the mshB gene encoding N-acetyl-1-D-myo-inositol-2-amino-2-deoxy-alpha-D-glucopyranoside deacetylase, translated as MSLRRPRLLLVHAHPDDETLTTGGTIAHYAARGVEVTVLTCTLGEEGEVIGARWAGLVAGEADQLGGYRISELSRALHALGVGGPHFLGGAGRWRDSGMVGTPSAENPRAFVHAGLAGAHAMTEVIRRVRPHVVVTYDPHGSYGHPDHVQVHRLTTDALDHAADPAMFADAGPAWEVPKVYWTVVEHRALTAGIAGMTDLPQGWRLPEPGELPSVSDADVDAVIDVHAVRQAKLAAMRAHATQVTVAPSGTELALSNNIAQPVLLAEHYVRVRGEAGELGPDGREHDLFAGITP; from the coding sequence ATGAGCCTGCGGCGCCCGCGGCTGCTGCTGGTGCACGCCCATCCCGACGACGAGACCCTGACCACCGGCGGCACCATCGCCCACTACGCCGCACGCGGGGTGGAGGTCACGGTGCTCACCTGCACCCTCGGCGAGGAGGGCGAGGTGATCGGGGCGCGCTGGGCCGGGCTGGTGGCCGGGGAGGCCGACCAGCTGGGCGGCTACCGCATCAGCGAGCTGAGCCGGGCGCTGCACGCCCTGGGCGTGGGCGGGCCGCACTTCCTGGGCGGGGCCGGGCGGTGGCGCGACTCCGGCATGGTGGGCACGCCGTCGGCGGAGAACCCCCGCGCCTTCGTGCACGCCGGGCTGGCTGGCGCGCACGCGATGACCGAGGTGATCCGTCGGGTGCGCCCGCACGTGGTGGTCACCTACGACCCCCACGGCAGCTATGGCCACCCCGACCACGTGCAGGTGCACCGACTGACCACCGACGCCCTCGACCACGCCGCCGACCCGGCGATGTTCGCCGACGCGGGGCCTGCGTGGGAGGTGCCCAAGGTGTACTGGACGGTGGTGGAGCACCGCGCGCTGACGGCGGGCATCGCCGGGATGACCGACCTGCCGCAGGGCTGGCGGCTGCCCGAGCCCGGTGAGCTGCCCAGCGTGTCCGACGCCGACGTGGACGCCGTGATCGACGTGCACGCGGTGCGGCAGGCGAAGCTGGCGGCCATGCGCGCCCACGCCACGCAGGTCACCGTGGCGCCGAGCGGCACCGAGCTCGCCCTGTCCAACAACATCGCCCAGCCGGTGCTGCTCGCCGAGCACTACGTGCGGGTGCGCGGCGAGGCCGGTGAGCTGGGCCCGGACGGGCGGGAGCACGACCTCTTCGCGGGGATCACCCCGTGA
- the dapD gene encoding 2,3,4,5-tetrahydropyridine-2,6-dicarboxylate N-succinyltransferase — protein sequence MTGAQADGVASVLADGTVLDVWFPQPQLGAHQASASARLTAEELDPALAAMLGTDEARGVEVMGVRTTIADLSAAPIDARDVYLRLHLLSHRLVQPHGVNLDGQFGLLSNVVWTNHGPCAVEGFELTRARLRARGPVTVYSVDKFPRMVDYVVPSGVRIGDADRVRLGAHLAAGTTVMHEGFVNFNAGTLGSSMVEGRISAGVVVDDGSDVGGGASIMGTLSGGGTETISLGKRCLLGANSGIGISLGDDCVVEAGLYVTAGTKVTGPDGTAVKARELSGQNGMLLRRNSVTGAVEVVAREGSGVALNEALHAND from the coding sequence GTGACCGGAGCACAAGCAGACGGAGTGGCCAGCGTCCTCGCCGACGGGACCGTGCTGGACGTGTGGTTCCCGCAGCCGCAGCTGGGCGCGCACCAGGCGTCCGCGAGCGCCCGGCTCACCGCCGAGGAGCTCGACCCCGCCCTGGCCGCGATGCTGGGCACCGACGAGGCCCGCGGCGTCGAGGTGATGGGGGTGCGCACCACCATCGCCGACCTCAGCGCCGCGCCGATCGACGCGCGCGACGTCTACCTGCGCCTGCACCTGCTCTCCCACCGCCTGGTGCAGCCGCACGGAGTGAACCTGGACGGCCAGTTCGGGCTGCTGTCCAACGTGGTCTGGACCAACCACGGCCCCTGCGCGGTGGAGGGCTTCGAGCTCACCCGCGCCCGGCTGCGCGCCCGCGGCCCGGTCACCGTCTACAGCGTGGACAAGTTCCCGCGCATGGTCGACTACGTGGTCCCCTCCGGGGTGCGCATCGGCGACGCCGACCGCGTCCGGCTGGGGGCGCACCTGGCCGCCGGCACCACCGTGATGCACGAGGGCTTCGTGAACTTCAACGCCGGCACCCTGGGCTCCTCCATGGTGGAGGGCCGCATCTCCGCCGGCGTCGTGGTGGACGACGGCTCCGACGTGGGCGGCGGCGCGTCGATCATGGGCACCCTCTCCGGCGGCGGCACGGAGACCATCTCCCTGGGCAAGCGCTGCCTGCTGGGCGCCAACTCCGGCATCGGCATCTCCCTGGGCGACGACTGCGTGGTGGAGGCCGGCCTGTACGTCACCGCCGGCACCAAGGTCACCGGCCCGGACGGCACCGCGGTGAAGGCGCGCGAGCTGTCCGGGCAGAACGGGATGCTGCTGCGGCGCAACTCCGTCACCGGTGCGGTGGAGGTGGTGGCCCGGGAGGGCTCCGGCGTGGCGCTGAACGAGGCCCTGCACGCCAACGACTAG
- the dapC gene encoding succinyldiaminopimelate transaminase: MSRKHLSLPSFPWDSLTGAAQRAGEHPDGIVDLSVGTPVDPVAEVIQDALTAAAHIPGYPATWGTTSLRETVVQALARRHDVHGVSADAVLPTIGSKELIAWLPTLLGLGPADTVVVPELAYPTYEVGAQLAGAQVVRSNSVTRLGPATRGSGQPAVLFLNSPSNPTGAVLGVPHLRKVVEWARERGTVVVSDECYLGLAWDAEPRSVLHADVNDGDLTGLLAVHSLSKTSNLAGYRAGFVAGDPALVAELLEVRKHAGMIVPRPVQAAMEAALSDDTHAAAQREIYRSRRARLLPAVRAAGLQVEHSEAGLYLWATRDEDCRATVAWFAERGMLVAPGEFYGPTGGQHVRIALTATDERIDAAVARLQG; encoded by the coding sequence GTGAGCAGGAAGCACCTCAGCCTCCCCAGCTTTCCGTGGGACTCGCTCACCGGCGCCGCCCAGCGCGCCGGTGAGCACCCCGACGGCATCGTCGACCTCTCGGTGGGCACCCCGGTCGACCCGGTCGCCGAGGTCATCCAGGACGCGCTGACCGCTGCTGCCCACATCCCGGGCTACCCCGCCACGTGGGGCACCACCTCGCTGCGGGAGACCGTCGTGCAGGCCCTCGCCCGCCGCCACGACGTGCACGGGGTCTCCGCTGACGCGGTGCTGCCCACCATCGGCTCCAAGGAGCTGATCGCGTGGCTGCCGACCCTGCTGGGGCTGGGGCCGGCGGACACCGTGGTGGTGCCCGAGCTGGCCTACCCCACCTACGAGGTCGGCGCCCAGCTGGCCGGCGCCCAGGTGGTCCGCTCCAACAGCGTGACCCGCCTCGGCCCGGCTACCCGGGGCTCCGGGCAGCCGGCCGTCCTGTTCCTCAACTCCCCGTCCAACCCCACCGGTGCGGTGCTGGGGGTGCCGCACCTGCGCAAGGTGGTGGAGTGGGCGCGCGAGCGGGGCACCGTCGTGGTCTCCGACGAGTGCTACCTGGGGCTGGCCTGGGACGCCGAGCCACGGTCGGTGCTGCACGCCGACGTCAACGACGGCGACCTGACCGGGCTGCTCGCGGTGCACTCGCTGTCCAAGACCTCCAACCTCGCCGGCTACCGCGCCGGGTTCGTCGCCGGCGACCCGGCACTGGTGGCCGAGCTGCTGGAGGTGCGCAAGCACGCCGGCATGATCGTGCCTCGGCCGGTGCAGGCGGCCATGGAGGCGGCGCTGTCCGACGACACCCACGCCGCGGCGCAGCGGGAGATCTACCGCAGCCGGCGGGCGAGGTTGCTGCCCGCCGTGCGAGCCGCGGGGCTGCAGGTGGAGCACTCCGAGGCCGGGCTGTACCTGTGGGCCACCCGTGACGAGGACTGTCGCGCCACCGTGGCCTGGTTCGCCGAGCGCGGCATGCTGGTCGCGCCGGGGGAGTTCTACGGCCCCACCGGCGGACAGCACGTGCGGATCGCGCTCACCGCCACCGACGAGCGCATCGACGCCGCGGTCGCTCGCCTGCAGGGCTGA
- a CDS encoding bifunctional FO biosynthesis protein CofGH: MTTEPVDLPTPPPVEVTPSESALRRALRRATDGKTLDATEAHTLLHARGEQLDTLCAAAARVRDAGLLAAGRPGVVTYSRKVFIPLTRLCRDRCHYCTFVTVPGKLAAAGHGMFLDPDEVLEIAAQGAALGCKEALFTLGDRPEDRWPEAQEWLHSRGYDSTQAYLRAMSVRVLEETGLLPHLNPGVMTWEEISRLKPVAPSMGMMLETTSLRLHTTKGECHYGSPDKHPEVRLRTLTDAGRLGVPFTTGILVGIGETLTERVDSILAVRKAHKSFGHVQEVIVQNFRAKDDTAMRAAPDAGLDDYRATIAVTRLLLGPAMRVQAPPNLVDLDDCAALLGAGVDDFGGVSPLTPDHVNPERPWPQLDALAAASTAAGFTLTERLAAQPEYVLAGSPWIDPRISAHVRALAAPDGLADAAAVPTGLPWQEPDASWESSGRTDLHSAIDTDGRNTETRSDLGSAFGDWETVREQVLAIDAPALLGGDVTAALRAAADDPAGCTDEQYLALATAEGPALEALCALADDLRRETVGEDVTYVVNRNINFTNICYTGCRFCAFAQRKGDADAFTLSLTEVADRAEEAWNLGASEVCMQGGIDPEIPAGGYADLVRAVKERVPGMHVHAFSPMEVVNGAAHSGASIRDWLVELRDAGLDTIPGTAAEILDDEVRWILTKGKLPTSSWIEVVTTAHEVGLRSSSTMMYGHVDHPRHWVGHLNVLRGIQDQTGGFTEFVPLPFVHQSSPLYLAGASRPGPTIRDNRAVHALARIMLHGRIDNIQTSWVKLGTAGTQAMLNGGANDLGGTLMEETISRMAGSQHGSAKTVQELTEIAAGIGRPIHERTTGYGRREVPAMASGQ; the protein is encoded by the coding sequence GTGACAACTGAGCCCGTGGATCTTCCGACCCCACCCCCGGTCGAGGTGACGCCCTCGGAGTCGGCGCTGCGGCGCGCGCTGCGGCGCGCCACCGACGGCAAGACCCTGGACGCCACCGAGGCCCACACCCTGCTGCACGCCCGCGGGGAGCAGCTGGACACGCTCTGCGCGGCTGCGGCCCGCGTGCGTGACGCCGGTCTGCTCGCTGCCGGCCGGCCTGGTGTGGTGACCTACTCCCGCAAGGTGTTCATCCCGCTCACCCGGCTGTGTCGGGACCGCTGCCACTACTGCACCTTCGTCACCGTGCCCGGCAAGCTCGCCGCCGCCGGGCACGGCATGTTCCTCGACCCCGACGAGGTCCTGGAGATCGCCGCGCAGGGTGCGGCGCTGGGCTGCAAGGAGGCCCTGTTCACCCTGGGCGACCGGCCCGAGGACCGCTGGCCGGAGGCCCAGGAGTGGCTGCACTCGCGTGGCTACGACTCCACCCAGGCCTACCTGCGGGCCATGTCCGTCCGGGTGCTGGAGGAGACGGGTCTGCTGCCCCACCTCAACCCGGGCGTGATGACGTGGGAGGAGATCTCCCGGCTCAAGCCGGTGGCGCCGTCCATGGGGATGATGCTGGAGACCACCTCGCTGCGGCTGCACACCACCAAGGGCGAGTGCCACTACGGCAGCCCGGACAAGCACCCCGAGGTGCGGCTGCGCACCCTCACCGACGCCGGCCGCCTGGGCGTGCCCTTCACCACCGGCATCCTGGTGGGCATCGGCGAGACGCTCACCGAGCGCGTCGACTCCATCCTGGCCGTCCGCAAGGCGCACAAGAGCTTCGGGCACGTGCAGGAAGTGATCGTGCAGAACTTCCGGGCCAAGGACGACACGGCCATGCGCGCCGCCCCCGACGCGGGGCTGGACGACTACCGGGCCACCATCGCCGTCACCCGGCTGCTGCTGGGCCCGGCGATGCGCGTGCAGGCCCCGCCGAACCTGGTGGACCTGGACGACTGCGCCGCCCTGCTGGGTGCGGGCGTGGACGACTTCGGCGGTGTCTCCCCGCTGACGCCGGACCACGTCAACCCGGAGCGGCCCTGGCCCCAGCTGGACGCCCTCGCCGCGGCGAGCACGGCTGCCGGGTTCACCCTCACCGAGCGCCTGGCCGCCCAGCCGGAGTACGTGCTGGCCGGCTCGCCGTGGATCGACCCCCGCATCAGCGCGCACGTGCGCGCGCTGGCCGCACCGGACGGGCTGGCCGACGCCGCAGCGGTGCCCACCGGGCTGCCGTGGCAGGAGCCCGACGCCTCCTGGGAGTCCAGCGGGCGCACCGACCTGCACAGCGCCATCGACACCGACGGCCGCAACACCGAGACCCGCTCCGACCTGGGCTCGGCCTTCGGCGACTGGGAGACGGTGCGCGAGCAGGTGCTGGCCATCGACGCCCCCGCCCTGCTGGGTGGGGACGTCACCGCCGCGCTGCGGGCCGCCGCCGACGACCCGGCCGGGTGCACCGACGAGCAGTACCTGGCCCTGGCCACCGCCGAGGGCCCGGCCCTGGAGGCGCTGTGCGCGCTGGCCGACGACCTGCGCCGGGAGACCGTGGGCGAGGACGTCACCTACGTGGTGAACCGCAACATCAACTTCACCAACATCTGCTACACCGGCTGCCGCTTCTGCGCCTTCGCCCAGCGCAAGGGCGACGCCGACGCGTTCACCCTGAGCCTCACCGAGGTGGCCGACCGGGCCGAGGAGGCCTGGAACCTGGGCGCGTCCGAGGTGTGCATGCAGGGCGGCATCGACCCGGAGATCCCCGCCGGGGGCTACGCCGACCTGGTCCGCGCGGTCAAGGAGCGGGTGCCGGGCATGCACGTGCACGCCTTCAGCCCGATGGAGGTGGTCAACGGGGCCGCGCACTCCGGGGCCAGCATCCGGGACTGGCTGGTGGAGCTGCGCGATGCGGGGCTGGACACCATCCCCGGCACGGCCGCGGAGATCCTCGACGACGAGGTCCGCTGGATCCTCACCAAGGGCAAGCTGCCCACCAGCTCCTGGATCGAGGTGGTGACCACCGCGCACGAGGTGGGGCTGCGCAGCTCGTCCACGATGATGTACGGCCACGTCGACCACCCGCGGCACTGGGTGGGCCACCTCAACGTGCTGCGCGGCATCCAGGACCAGACCGGCGGCTTCACCGAGTTCGTGCCGCTGCCGTTCGTGCACCAGTCCTCGCCGCTGTACCTGGCGGGGGCGTCCCGTCCGGGACCGACCATCCGGGACAACCGGGCGGTGCACGCGCTAGCGCGGATCATGCTGCACGGGCGCATCGACAACATCCAGACCAGCTGGGTCAAGCTGGGCACCGCCGGCACCCAGGCGATGCTCAACGGCGGGGCCAACGACCTGGGCGGCACGCTGATGGAGGAGACCATCTCCCGGATGGCGGGCTCGCAGCACGGCTCGGCCAAGACGGTGCAGGAGCTGACCGAGATCGCCGCGGGCATCGGCCGGCCCATCCACGAGCGCACCACCGGCTACGGCCGCCGCGAGGTTCCCGCCATGGCGAGCGGGCAGTGA
- the fdxA gene encoding ferredoxin: MTYTIAEPCVDVLDKACIEECPVDCIYEGGRMLYIHPDECVDCGACEPVCPVEAIYYEDDVPDQWSGYTKVNADFFVDLGSPGGAAKVGKTDFDPEPVASLPPQSDGE; encoded by the coding sequence GTGACCTACACGATTGCTGAGCCTTGCGTGGACGTGCTGGACAAGGCCTGCATCGAAGAGTGCCCCGTCGACTGCATCTACGAGGGTGGGCGCATGCTCTACATCCACCCCGACGAGTGCGTGGACTGCGGTGCTTGTGAGCCGGTCTGCCCGGTCGAGGCCATCTACTACGAGGACGACGTGCCGGACCAGTGGTCGGGCTACACCAAGGTCAACGCCGACTTCTTCGTCGACCTCGGCTCGCCCGGCGGCGCCGCCAAGGTCGGCAAGACCGACTTCGACCCGGAGCCGGTGGCCAGCCTCCCGCCGCAGAGTGACGGCGAGTGA
- the typA gene encoding translational GTPase TypA translates to MTSAPRTAFRNVAIVAHVDHGKTTLVDAMLRQSGAFAERAELVDRVMDSGDLEREKGITILAKNTAVRRHTPDGDVVINVIDTPGHADFGGEVERGLSMVDAVVLLVDASEGPLPQTRFVLRKALAASLPVILVVNKTDRPDARITEVVEEVHDLLLDLASDLENEAAHAAELALDLPVIYASARAGKASMTQPADGEVPDAEGLDALFDLLMEYVPAPKGDPDAPLQAHVTNLDASSFLGRIGLVRIHAGELRKGQTVAWMRTSAEGVTETHKVKITELLRTEGVERVAADLGEAGDIVAVAGIPDIMIGDTLADVDNPVALPPITVDEPAISVTVGINTSPLAGRNGGKKLTARLVKSRLDSELIGNVSLRVLNTDRPDTWEVQGRGELALAILVEQMRREGFELTVGKPQVVTKMVDGKMHEPFEHLTVDVPEEHLGAVTQLLAARKGRMEEMVNHGTGWVRMEFVVPARGLIGFRTEFLTDTRGTGIANTYSAGYEPWAGEIRSRHTGSLVSDRAGVVTPFAMIQLSDRGTFFVEPGTATYAGHVVGESPRSEDLDINVCREKKLTNMRQSSSDTFEALARPRVLTLESALEFCASDECVEVAPDVVRVRKLVLDANERARTRSRDKLRDKAAS, encoded by the coding sequence GTGACTAGTGCGCCCCGCACCGCCTTCCGCAACGTCGCCATCGTCGCCCACGTCGACCACGGCAAGACGACCCTCGTCGACGCCATGCTGCGTCAGTCGGGCGCTTTCGCTGAGCGGGCGGAGCTCGTCGACCGAGTCATGGACTCCGGTGACCTCGAGCGCGAGAAGGGCATCACCATCCTCGCGAAGAACACCGCGGTGCGTCGGCACACGCCCGACGGCGACGTGGTGATCAACGTCATCGACACCCCCGGCCACGCCGACTTCGGTGGCGAGGTGGAGCGCGGGCTGTCCATGGTCGACGCCGTGGTGCTGCTGGTCGACGCCAGCGAGGGCCCGCTGCCCCAGACGCGCTTCGTGCTGCGCAAGGCGCTGGCCGCCTCGCTGCCCGTCATCCTGGTGGTGAACAAGACCGACCGTCCCGACGCCCGCATCACCGAGGTGGTCGAGGAGGTCCACGACCTGCTGCTCGACCTGGCCTCGGACCTGGAGAACGAGGCGGCGCACGCCGCCGAGCTCGCCCTGGACCTGCCGGTCATCTACGCCTCCGCCCGCGCGGGCAAGGCCAGCATGACCCAGCCCGCCGACGGCGAGGTGCCCGACGCCGAGGGCCTGGACGCCCTGTTCGACCTGCTCATGGAGTACGTCCCGGCGCCCAAGGGCGACCCGGACGCCCCGCTGCAGGCGCACGTCACCAACCTGGACGCCTCGTCCTTCCTGGGCCGCATCGGCCTGGTCCGCATCCACGCCGGTGAGCTGCGCAAGGGCCAGACCGTGGCCTGGATGCGCACCAGCGCCGAGGGCGTGACCGAGACCCACAAGGTCAAGATTACCGAGCTGCTGCGCACCGAGGGTGTGGAGCGCGTGGCCGCCGACCTGGGCGAGGCCGGCGACATCGTCGCCGTGGCCGGCATCCCGGACATCATGATCGGCGACACCCTGGCCGACGTGGACAACCCCGTCGCCCTGCCGCCCATCACCGTCGACGAGCCGGCCATCTCGGTCACCGTCGGCATCAACACCAGCCCGCTGGCCGGGCGCAACGGTGGCAAGAAGCTCACCGCCCGCCTGGTGAAGAGCCGGCTGGACTCCGAGCTCATCGGCAACGTGTCGCTGCGGGTGCTCAACACCGACCGTCCGGACACCTGGGAGGTGCAGGGCCGCGGTGAGCTGGCGCTGGCCATCCTGGTGGAGCAGATGCGGCGCGAGGGCTTCGAGCTGACCGTGGGCAAGCCCCAGGTGGTCACCAAGATGGTCGACGGCAAGATGCACGAGCCCTTCGAGCACCTCACCGTGGACGTCCCCGAGGAGCACCTCGGCGCGGTCACCCAGCTGCTCGCCGCCCGCAAGGGCCGGATGGAGGAGATGGTCAACCACGGCACCGGCTGGGTGCGCATGGAGTTCGTCGTCCCCGCCCGCGGCCTGATCGGCTTCCGCACCGAGTTCCTCACCGACACCCGGGGCACCGGCATCGCCAACACCTACTCCGCCGGCTACGAGCCGTGGGCCGGCGAGATCCGCAGCCGCCACACCGGCTCGCTGGTCTCCGACCGCGCCGGCGTGGTCACCCCGTTCGCGATGATCCAGCTCTCCGACCGCGGCACCTTCTTCGTGGAGCCGGGCACGGCCACCTACGCGGGTCACGTGGTGGGCGAGAGCCCCCGCTCGGAGGACCTGGACATCAACGTCTGCCGCGAGAAGAAGCTCACCAACATGCGGCAGTCGTCCTCGGACACCTTCGAGGCGCTGGCCCGTCCCCGCGTGCTCACCCTGGAGAGCGCGCTGGAGTTCTGCGCCTCCGACGAGTGCGTCGAGGTCGCGCCGGACGTGGTGCGCGTGCGCAAGCTGGTGCTGGACGCCAACGAGCGCGCCCGCACCCGCTCCCGCGACAAGCTCCGTGACAAGGCCGCCAGCTGA
- a CDS encoding ABC transporter family substrate-binding protein has protein sequence MGAAALALVALTPACTAQPAPVVVSTATTVTPPPKATVTNSVVVAIDEVGPGFNPHQLADLSPVNNAVSGLVLPSVFLPEATGSGWTLDPSIAVSATPAATTKPTAPFQVTYVLRNEAQWSDGAPIAAEDFRYLWQQMISQPGVADAAGYDLITDVASSGGGKTVTVSFAADYPAWQQLFRSLLPAHLLKDLPGGFTAALDDGLPVSGSRFKVKSVDRDRGEVLLERNDRFWDTPTALDSILLRRDGTPNQLAESLRSKDAQMAQLHGSDATRTQLAAIPDVRTLTVAQPSTMRVAVDVGASGLSDVNVREGLLGLLDVDALSMIGAGRAVGQFRADAQVLAPSEPGYIATRPAGGTVTAAVEALGRAGYSLQAGRYLKNGTPLTVMVGAAKEDSAATSVAQAVADQLTSAGINAKASIVTSSELYGDRLGSGEIGMLVGRAPAGGDPATTLASTFGCTGSAGVAPAGAPTPTAAAGPTGTRSAPTTRLGNVSGVCDPSLQPQIDAALSGAVDVAATLAELEPRLWALHAVLPLYQDSTVLAVRKQVTGVDEPIGLRGGPFADAATWSRNDR, from the coding sequence GTGGGGGCCGCAGCTCTTGCGCTGGTCGCGCTGACTCCGGCCTGCACCGCCCAGCCGGCGCCGGTGGTGGTCAGCACGGCCACCACCGTCACGCCGCCGCCCAAGGCGACGGTGACCAACTCGGTGGTGGTGGCCATCGACGAGGTGGGCCCGGGGTTCAACCCGCACCAGCTGGCTGACCTCTCCCCGGTGAACAACGCCGTCAGTGGCCTGGTGCTGCCCTCGGTGTTCCTCCCGGAGGCCACCGGCTCGGGGTGGACGCTGGATCCCTCCATCGCCGTCTCGGCCACCCCGGCCGCCACCACCAAGCCGACGGCACCGTTCCAGGTGACCTACGTGCTGCGCAACGAGGCGCAGTGGTCGGACGGGGCTCCCATCGCGGCGGAGGACTTCCGCTACCTGTGGCAGCAGATGATCTCCCAGCCCGGGGTGGCCGACGCGGCCGGCTACGACCTGATCACCGACGTCGCCTCCTCCGGCGGGGGCAAGACGGTGACGGTGTCCTTCGCCGCCGACTACCCGGCGTGGCAGCAGCTGTTCCGCTCGCTGCTGCCCGCGCACCTGCTCAAGGACCTGCCCGGGGGGTTCACCGCGGCCCTGGACGACGGGCTGCCGGTGTCGGGCTCGCGGTTCAAGGTCAAGAGCGTCGACCGCGACCGCGGCGAGGTGCTGCTGGAGCGCAACGACCGCTTCTGGGACACCCCCACCGCCCTGGACTCGATCCTGCTGCGCCGCGACGGCACCCCCAACCAGCTGGCGGAGTCGCTGCGCTCCAAGGACGCGCAGATGGCCCAGCTGCACGGCAGCGACGCCACCCGCACCCAGCTGGCGGCCATCCCCGACGTGCGCACCCTCACCGTGGCCCAGCCCTCCACCATGCGGGTGGCCGTGGACGTGGGCGCCAGCGGGTTGTCCGACGTCAACGTCCGAGAGGGCCTGCTCGGGCTGCTGGACGTGGACGCGCTGAGCATGATCGGTGCGGGCCGGGCGGTGGGGCAGTTCCGCGCCGACGCCCAGGTGCTGGCCCCGTCGGAGCCGGGCTACATCGCCACCCGCCCCGCCGGGGGCACCGTCACCGCCGCGGTGGAGGCGCTGGGCCGGGCCGGCTACAGCCTGCAGGCGGGTCGCTACCTGAAGAACGGCACGCCGCTGACGGTCATGGTGGGGGCGGCCAAGGAGGACAGCGCCGCCACCTCGGTGGCGCAGGCCGTGGCCGACCAGCTCACCAGCGCGGGCATCAACGCCAAGGCCTCCATCGTCACCTCCAGCGAGCTCTACGGCGACCGCCTGGGCAGCGGCGAGATCGGGATGCTCGTCGGCCGGGCGCCCGCCGGTGGGGACCCGGCCACCACGCTGGCGTCGACCTTCGGCTGCACCGGCTCGGCTGGTGTCGCTCCCGCCGGTGCGCCCACCCCGACCGCAGCCGCCGGCCCCACCGGCACCCGCAGCGCGCCGACCACCCGGCTGGGCAACGTCTCCGGGGTGTGCGACCCCTCGCTGCAGCCGCAGATCGACGCCGCACTGAGCGGAGCCGTCGACGTGGCCGCCACGCTGGCCGAGCTGGAGCCGCGCCTGTGGGCGCTGCACGCGGTGCTGCCGCTGTACCAGGACAGCACCGTGCTGGCCGTGCGCAAGCAGGTCACCGGCGTGGACGAGCCCATCGGGCTGCGGGGCGGCCCGTTCGCCGACGCCGCCACGTGGTCGCGGAACGACCGATGA